In Arachis hypogaea cultivar Tifrunner chromosome 2, arahy.Tifrunner.gnm2.J5K5, whole genome shotgun sequence, a genomic segment contains:
- the LOC112733339 gene encoding large ribosomal subunit protein uL18, with protein MVYVKAQKSKAYFKRYQVKFKRRREGKTDYRARIRLINQDKNKYNTPKYRFVVRFTNKDIVAQITSASIAGDIVLAAAYSHELPRYGLEVGLTNYAAAYCTGLLLARRVLKMLEMDEEYQGNVEATGEDFSVEPADTRRPFRALLDVGLIRTTTGNRVFGALKGALDGGLDIPHSEKRFAGFDKEKKELDPEVHRKYIFGGHVASYMRTLQEDEPEKYQSHFSEYIKRGIEADGIESLYKKVHAAIRADPTIKKSGKPAPKEHKRYNLKKLTYEERKNKLIARLQALNNAAGGDEDDDEDDD; from the exons ATG GTATATGTTAAGGCCCAGAAATCTAAGGCCTACTTCAAGAGGTATCAAGTAAAGTTTAAGAGAAGAAGAG AGGGAAAGACCGATTACAGAGCCAGGATTCGGTTGATTAACCAGGATAAGAACAAATACAACACTCCAAAGTATCGCTTTGTTGTGCGATTC ACAAACAAGGATATTGTTGCACAAATAACATCCGCTAGTATTGCTGGTGATATTGTTCTTGCAGCAGCTTATTCTCATGAATTGCCCCGCTATGGTCTTGAAGTAGGCCTTACTAACTATGCTGCAG CTTATTGCACTGGACTTCTCCTTGCTCGCCGAGTCCTTAAGATGCTTGAAATGGACGAGGAGTATCAAGGAAATGTCGAGGCTACTGGTGAGGATTTCTCTGTTGAGCCTGCTGATACCAGGAGGCCATTCCGTGCTCTTCTTGATGTTGGTCTTATCAGGACCACAACTGGAAACCGTGTGTTTGGTGCCCTTAAG GGAGCTTTGGATGGGGGTTTGGATATCCCTCACAGTGAAAAGAGGTTTGCCGGTTTTGACAAAGAGAAGAAGGAGCTTGATCCCGAAGTTCACCGCAAGTATATCTTTGGTGGACATGTTGCTTCTTACATGAGG ACTTTGCAGGAAGATGAACCTGAGAAATACCAGTCACATTTCAGTGAATATATCAAGCGAGGAATAGAGGCTGATGGAATTGAGTCTCTGTACAAAAAGGTTCATGCTGCCATTCGTGCTGATCCTACCATCAAGAAGTCGGGGAAACCTGCTCCTAAGGAGCACAAGAG GTACAACCTCAAGAAGCTTACCTATGAGGAGAGGAAGAATAAGTTGATTGCACGCTTGCAGGCTCTCAACAATGCTGCAGGTggggatgaagatgatgatgaggatgacgaTTGA
- the LOC112733328 gene encoding glyoxylate/succinic semialdehyde reductase 1: MEVGFLGLGIMGKAMSMNLLRHGFKVTVWNRTLSKCDELVEHGASIGETPAAVIKKCKYTIAMLSDPSAALSVVFDKDGVLEQIGNGKGYVDMSTVDADTSSKISEAIKSKGGSFLEAPVSGSKKPAEDGQLVILAAGDKALYDEVVPAFDVLGKKSFHLGEVGNGAKMKLVVNMIMGSMMNAFSEGLTLAGRSGLNPSTLLDVLDLGAIANPMFKMKGPSMLKNNYSPAFPLKHQQKDMRLALALGDENAVPMPIAAAANEAFKKARSMGLGDLDFSAVHETLKKPDHSS; the protein is encoded by the exons ATGGAGGTAGGGTTCTTGGGTCTAGGGATAATGGGCAAGGCCATGTCCATGAACCTTCTACGCCATGGCTTCAAGGTCACTGTTTGGAACAGGACTCTCTCAAAG TGTGATGAACTTGTGGAACATGGTGCTTCAATTGGAGAAACCCCTGCAGCTGTGATCAAGAAATGCAAGTATACAATTGCAATGTTGTCTGATCCTTCGGCTGCTCTATCG GTTGTATTTGATAAAGATGGTGTTCTTGAGCAAATTGGTAATGGAAAAGGTTATGTTGACATGTCAACAGTTGATGCAGATACATCTTCGAAGATATCTGAG GCAATCAAATCGAAAGGTGGTTCCTTCCTTGAAGCTCCTGTTTCAGGTAGCaagaagcctgccgaagatggccAACTAGTAATACTTGCTGCGGGGGACAAG GCATTGTACGATGAAGTAGTGCCAGCATTTGATGTATTAGGAAAGAAATCTTTCCATCTTGGTGAGGTCGGAAACGGCGCAAAAATGAAACTTGTTGTTAACATGATAATGGGAAG TATGATGAATGCTTTCTCCGAGGGACTCACACTAGCCGGAAGAAGTGGATTGAACCCTTCGACTCTTCTTGACGTGCTG GATCTAGGTGCCATTGCTAACCCCATGTTTAAAATGAAAGGACCCTCAATGCTAAAAAACAATTACTCCCCAGCTTTTCCACTAAAACATCAGCAGAAGGACATGAGATTAGCCCTCGCCCTCGGAGACGAAAATGCTGTACCGATGCCTATAGCAGCTGCAGCAAATGAG GCTTTCAAGAAAGCCAGGAGCATGGGATTGGGAGACCTTGACTTTTCAGCAGTCCATGAGACTTTGAAAAAACCTGATCATTCATCTTGA